The genome window AAAATGGCAATATCTCGTCCGTACTCATCTGTAATATCTTGCGGCATTCCGTATTTTAAGCTGTCGGCGGATATTCTCTTATGAGCCGTAGGCTGACCGCGGCGAAAATCGTCGTTATCAATTATGTCATCGTGGATAAGTGTCCAATTATGAAACAGTTCCGCTCCGCAGGCTACCGGCAGCGCAGTAGTTTCAGCTTCCTTTCCGCCAAATATACCCGCGCAAAGCATTGCCACAACAGGACGAAGTCTTTTGCCACCGCTCATTGGATATGAAACAGCTGCATCAAAAAGATCTTGCGGTGCAAAGAATTCTATGTTATACGTTTTGAGATAGTTATTCACTTGTTCTATTTTTTCGTTAATATACGCTTTAAGTTCAGGCTTCACTTTACACTCCCCGATTCTGTTATCAAATAATAAACTTAGACAATGGTAATTACTTAATGTTCCGATATATCACTTACCCGAAGTGATTTTATCGCCGATATATAATCCGTTTGCAGCCGCTTGCGCCAAAGAACGTGTTATACCTGCACCGTCACCCAGCGCATAAATGTTCTTGCATCCGCTGAGAACAAAGTCCTCTGTCTGCGGACGTGCGGAATAGTATTTACACTCAACACCATAAAGCAGTGTATCGTAATTTGCGGTTCCGGGTGCAATTTTATCAAGAGCATGTAAAGTCTCGATGATATTATCAAGCTGACGTTTGGGCAGACACAGACTCAAATCACCAGCAACAGCATTGAGAGTAGGACGTGTAGTAGATTGAGCAAGTCGCTTTTCTTCGGTTCTGCGTCCTATTTCAAGATCCCCCAGTCGCTGAACCAGCACACTTCCACCACTTATAAGATTAGCAAGACCGGCAACATGTTTTGCATACGCAATAGGCTCACGGAAAGGCTTGGTAAAACGCATTGTTGAAAGAAGTGCAAAGTTTGAGTTTTCGGTTTTAAGCTTAGGGTCGCGGAAGGAATGGCCGTTTACTGACAGTATGCCGCCTGTATTTTCGGTAACAACATTACCTCGCTCGTTGAAGCAGAAGGTTCTTGTTACATCACCATACTGCTTGCTTCGGTACCAAATCTTCGGCTCGTAGACCTGAGACGAAAAATCTTCCCATATGCATGCAGGAAGCTCAACGCGCACACCGATATCGACCTGGTTATTGTTAAGCTCAATATCGTTTTTACGACACCATTCCGCAAGAAAACCGCTTCCAACTCTACCCACGGCAAAAATTATATGTTCCGCCGTAAATTCTTCCATATTGCCGCCTTTAAAAGCTGTAACTTTATGGGTGTCCTTATCTATTTCACGTGCTTCGCATTCGGTGATTATATCGCATCTGTCCTGAAGTGATTCGATAAGTTTCTTCATCGTCTGGAAATTGGAATCTGTACCCAAATGCTTAACCATTGCTCTGCTCATATGCAGGTCATATTGCAGACATTTGGTACGAAGCTTTTCGCTTGGCATGTAACGCTCGGTAGTGGCGCCGAACGACACGAGTATTGCGTCTGCCTGTTCTACATAATCTATAACCTTATCAGGCTCCATGAAATCGGTAAGCCATCCACCGTATTCAGTTGAAATAATATACTTGCCGTCGCTGAAAGCTCCTGCTCCTGCCATGCCCTCCATAATAGAGCATGATTTGCAGTTTATACAACGTTCAACAGCTTTTGTTACGATGGGACAATTTCTTTGGGTAATTGCTTTACCCTTTTCAAGTATTGCTATTTTAAGATTTGGTTTGCGCTCCAAAAGGCGATAGGCACACATAAGACCGCCTATACCGCCACCGATTATCAGGACATCGTAATTTTTCATAATCACTTCACCTTTCAAACGAAAAAATATTACCTAAATTCAATGTAGCTGTCAAAGAAAAAGTCGCTTCTGTTTTTTGTGTCAAAAAGATTGTTATATTGCATAACTGAGTACTTACTAAGTGCATCTGCTTCGTCATTTTTTGCCTCTTCGAGCGTTTTAAAAACACCATTTTCCTTCGAGTAATAGCCCAAAGAATTTACAGCCGGAACAACCGATTGGATATCAGAGAGGAATTTATAATAAGGCGAGAAACCAATGTTTGCGGCTTCAAGCAAATGTAAAGGGAGATAGTTAAGGGCAGTACAGTCAATATAATCTTCCTCTATGTCAAAGTTTGCCCAAATAAAAAACGGAACGGTATATTTAAGCATTTGCTCGCTGAGATTATCAATAGCTCCACCATTAAGCTTTTCGTAAAATTCGCTTTCGACCGATGGCTGATGGTCGCCGAACACAAGAACAATTGTATCTTCTTTATATTCCTGCAAAGAAGTTATAAACCGCTCCATCGCTTTATCGGTTTCATTGAGAAGTGAAAGATACTGTTCAGCAGCGGGGTATTCCCTGTCATATCCCTCTAAATCAACAGTTTTAATGTAATTATCGCCACTGTAATTATAACTGCTGTGGTTTTGCATCGTCACGGCGAATTCAAACATAGGTTTTCCGCTGTCGTTTGCATAAAGCTTTTCAAGTATATGTTCAAACACGGCGTTATCGCCGACATATTCTCTGACAAGCCCGCCATCGGGATAACTATCCTCAAAGGTGTTATTTTCAAACCCGAAATAAGGATAAATGCGCCCGCGTGACCAGTTGCCTGCAGGACATGGATGGGTAGCAGTACTTATATACCCTTTTTTGTTGAGAAACCACGCAAGTGTATGAAGCTCGCCTTTTATGTACTGCTGATACGGTATAGCATTCTGCGGCAAAAATGCCAAAGAACAGCCTGTAAGGAATTCAAACTCGGAATTTGCAGTATTTCCGCCAAAAACAGATGCAAGTGCAAATCCCCGCACAGTATTATCATTCAAAGAGTCAATAAACGGCGTCACGGGGATATTTGTCATCGGAGCATTTTCATATACACGAAAATCGGCATAAGCCTCATCCATAATAACAATTATATTCGGAAGTTTAGCATCATTTCCTGCATCGGCAGTATATTCGCTCTCAAGCTGATTAACAGTGCGTATGCTGTATTGTTCGGGCTTATTGAAGGAAAGGTCCCTTATTCCCAAAGCAAAGTTAAGGTAATATCCGTTAAAGCGTGCACCGAAATCGCCCCAGCTTTGTATCTTCACATCACGTGCACCATGGAACATTAAGCCAAGTAAAACAACCGAAGAAAACAGTGCAACAACGCGCGTCCATACTCTGTGAAGCTTAGGCATAGTCGGCAAGGAAAGTGACGCAAATATAAGCAAGGCGCAAAGCATCCAGCCGAAAAACATCTCAGCGTGCACCTTCGGTGTATATTTATCAGCCACGTTCAACGCTGTCGACCAGGAAAGAAAGTCTACCGGGGAAAGCTCCTTGCCACGGAACTGATTTAAAAAACCGCTGGCTGTCGCAAGCAGACACAACAATGCAGAAGCACAGCTTATTGAAAATTTCCAGTTATTCGCTATTGCCATTATGAACATACACACTGCGGCAATGCACAGCGAATTAAGAAGCATTTTTTCATCACTTTTGGAAATGTCACTCAAAGTACATGTGGAAGTGTATGAAATATACCATGTAGCTACAATCACG of Oscillospiraceae bacterium contains these proteins:
- a CDS encoding FAD-dependent oxidoreductase, with the translated sequence MKNYDVLIIGGGIGGLMCAYRLLERKPNLKIAILEKGKAITQRNCPIVTKAVERCINCKSCSIMEGMAGAGAFSDGKYIISTEYGGWLTDFMEPDKVIDYVEQADAILVSFGATTERYMPSEKLRTKCLQYDLHMSRAMVKHLGTDSNFQTMKKLIESLQDRCDIITECEAREIDKDTHKVTAFKGGNMEEFTAEHIIFAVGRVGSGFLAEWCRKNDIELNNNQVDIGVRVELPACIWEDFSSQVYEPKIWYRSKQYGDVTRTFCFNERGNVVTENTGGILSVNGHSFRDPKLKTENSNFALLSTMRFTKPFREPIAYAKHVAGLANLISGGSVLVQRLGDLEIGRRTEEKRLAQSTTRPTLNAVAGDLSLCLPKRQLDNIIETLHALDKIAPGTANYDTLLYGVECKYYSARPQTEDFVLSGCKNIYALGDGAGITRSLAQAAANGLYIGDKITSGK
- a CDS encoding LTA synthase family protein: MNSIKSVVKFNKRKGIAGIIIALLFLAVSFTWFDRQTGFKFALMFVVVGLLEFDFKFDIINIAANFIWAMGVIVATWYISYTSTCTLSDISKSDEKMLLNSLCIAAVCMFIMAIANNWKFSISCASALLCLLATASGFLNQFRGKELSPVDFLSWSTALNVADKYTPKVHAEMFFGWMLCALLIFASLSLPTMPKLHRVWTRVVALFSSVVLLGLMFHGARDVKIQSWGDFGARFNGYYLNFALGIRDLSFNKPEQYSIRTVNQLESEYTADAGNDAKLPNIIVIMDEAYADFRVYENAPMTNIPVTPFIDSLNDNTVRGFALASVFGGNTANSEFEFLTGCSLAFLPQNAIPYQQYIKGELHTLAWFLNKKGYISTATHPCPAGNWSRGRIYPYFGFENNTFEDSYPDGGLVREYVGDNAVFEHILEKLYANDSGKPMFEFAVTMQNHSSYNYSGDNYIKTVDLEGYDREYPAAEQYLSLLNETDKAMERFITSLQEYKEDTIVLVFGDHQPSVESEFYEKLNGGAIDNLSEQMLKYTVPFFIWANFDIEEDYIDCTALNYLPLHLLEAANIGFSPYYKFLSDIQSVVPAVNSLGYYSKENGVFKTLEEAKNDEADALSKYSVMQYNNLFDTKNRSDFFFDSYIEFR